The nucleotide sequence GGAGGAGTCAATCCCCGGAGGGCACATAGCAAAAAGGTTGAGAACCACCGTTCCACCCCGCTTGAGGTAGGGGAGGTAGCGGAGGGCTTCGAGTTCCTCAAAGGCTATCATGAAGTCGGCTTCACCACGGGAAAGAAGGGGTGAATGTACTTCTTTTCCATACCGCAGGTGCGTCACCACGCTTCCTCCCCTTTGCGCCATGCCGTGAACCTCCGACTGGCATACCGAGAACCCTTCCTGAACCACAAGGTGGGCGATAACTTCGCTCGCTTTGAGAATTCCCATACCTCCGACACCGGAAAGAACAATGCTCCCTTTCATACCTTTTCCTCCTCGATGGCTTCAAAGGGACAGAGCTCCATGCAGAGCCCGCAGGCGTTGCACCGCTCATGAACAATGGCGACCTTCTTTTCGTTTTTCACGAGAGCCGGGCATCCGGCACTCACGCAGATGAAGCATCCTCGGCAGCGGTCTTCTTGGACACGGAAGCGCGATAGGGATTGTTTTGGCTTCTTGAGCTGGCAGGGTCCCTGGATGACAAGGAGGGCGGGTTCAGAGAGCTCCCGCGCCTGTTCGAGGGTTCTACGGATTTTTTTGGGGTCGTACGCATTGAGGGTTTCCACGAAGGGAACCCCAACAGCCCGAGC is from Candidatus Caldatribacterium sp. and encodes:
- a CDS encoding indolepyruvate oxidoreductase subunit beta; amino-acid sequence: MKGSIVLSGVGGMGILKASEVIAHLVVQEGFSVCQSEVHGMAQRGGSVVTHLRYGKEVHSPLLSRGEADFMIAFEELEALRYLPYLKRGGTVVLNLFAMCPPGIDSSRYPKNVPEVLENEGFKVLTIPATDIVLSLGDIRMTNSVLLGALSRVFPIGSERSWEEAFKKAFQKKHLDRNLEAFWRGRG